CGTCTTCGGCGGCACCACCGACCGCGAGTTCTTCGCGCTCGACGCCACCACCGGCGAGCTGCTCTGGAGCATCACGCTCAACGGCGACGTCACCGGCTCTCCCATCACCTTCATGGTCGACGGCAAGCAGTACGTCGCGATCGGCGCCGGCGGCACCGTGGCCGCCTCCACGTCGTTCGCCCCGCTCGTCGGCCTGAGGACGCAGCCCGGTTCCGGCGTGCTCTGGGTCTTCGAGCTGCCCGAGTCCGCGACGTCGAACTGACAACGCTTCCCACACGGCTCCGCGTCCCCATAGCGGGGACGCGGAGCCGCACGTATTCCAGTCCCCGCGAACAGAGGACGAAGATCTTCCCACGCGCGATGCTCATGATTCGCCTGTTATCTGCCCTCCTAGTCATCTCTTGCGCGTCCACGGCGTTCGCCAGGTGGGAACTGCGCGTCTGCCAGGACCCGAACCAGCTCCCGTTCTCAAACCGTGCAGGGGAAGGCTTCGACAACCGCATAGCCGCACTGCTGGCCGAGGAGATGGGGGCGGACCTCGTCAGCGTCTGGGTCCCGCTGGAGGCCCTCGAGTACGTCAGGTCCGACCTGCTCGACACGGGCAGGTGCGACGCAGTCATCGGCATCGAGGACACCGTCGAAGGCTTCCTGACCACGGTCGTCTACTACCGCAGCGCCTACACGTTCGTGTCGCGGGAGGAGAGCGGACTCGACCTGAGCTCGCTCGACGACCCGAGGCTGGCCCACCTCCGCATAGGCCTGGAGAAGGCCGGTATAGCCCCGCACCACGTGCTCCTGGGCATCGGCCTGCGGCAGAACCTCACGATCGTCGGCGCCGGCGACTACGACGACCCGAGCTACCTAGCCGCGCCGGTGAAGGCCGTGGAGGAGGGCCTCGTTGACGTCGCCCTGGTCTGGGGCCCCGTGGCGGGGTACTTCGCGAGAGCATCCGCAGTACCGCTCGAGGTCACCCCCGTCACCCCCGAGGTCTATCTGCCCTACCTCCTGATGGCCCACAACATGGTCATCGGAGTGCGGCCGGGCGACGAGTCCCTACGAGACCTCTTCAACGAGGCGCTGGCCAGGCGCTGGGACGACGTCCAGGCGATCCTCGCCGAGTACGGGGTGCCGCTCTCGCCGGTTCCCCCGCCCGTAGCCCCTGCTACGGACGACGCCGTGTACAGGGTCGGGCTCGTGGTCCCCATGACCACGAGCTCCAGGACCGACCTACGCGAGGTTGCCGGGCAGGCAGCCGCTCTAGGGGCTCGTCTGGCGGAGGAGGCAGACTCTTCTGGCCTCCAGCTCGACGTGCTCTTCGCCAGCGCGCCGGACGCCGAGGCCGCGGTGCGAGCCGCCCGCCGGCTCGTCGACGCCCAGGGCGTCCGCGCTCTGATAGGCGGCGTGGGCGACGACCAGGCCCGGGTGCTCGCCCGCGTGGCGGAGGAGGAGGGACTGGTCTTCCTCAACGTCGGTTCCGCCGACCAGTCGCTGCGTGCCACCCCGCCAAGCACGACGTTCCACGTCGAGGCGAGCGAGGAGATGTACCTCGGCGCGACCCTAGATCACTACGCGGCTCTAGGCGTCGAGACCTGGGCGGTCGTCCATCCCGACAGTCCCGAGGGGCAGCGGTGGTTGGCCCTGGCCGTGAAGCACATCGGCGGCCAAGGGGATCTAGTCACCCTGGACGTCGTCGCGGTCGGCGCCGACCAGGTCGCTTTCACCGCGGAGATCTCCCGCCTGCTTGAGCGGGGCGCGGAGGGCGTCCTGGCCCTGCTCCCGCAACGCCAGCTCGAGTTCTTCCTCACCCAGCTCCAAACGTTCGGCACCGACGTCGTCGTCGCGGCTCTCCCCGACCCGCTCAGCCAGTCGCGCGAGGGCCTCGCCTCCCTCACGGCCGCGGGAGGAAGAGTCGGCGCGCACCCGCGTCTGGCGCTGTGGGAGACCACTCTGCCCATGGAGGAAGCTCGGCAGCTCGTGGAGCTGTTCGAGGGTCGTTGGGGTAGGCCGATGGACCCGAGCGCCTGGGCCGCCTACGCTGCGGTGGAGATACTCCGCGCGGCCGTCGAAGAGGTCGGCGACTCCACGTCCGCGGTCGCGGGACGCCTGCTCTCGCCCACCTTCTCGATAGATGTCCACAAGGGCAGACCTCTCACCTTCGAGGCCGACACGCATCAGCTCCTCCAGCCGCTGTACGTCGTCGAGACTGACGCTGACGGGCGCTACGACCCGACGCTCGCGGGTCTCACGGCAGTGGCTCGCTTCGTGGCCGTGGCGCCGTGAGCTAGGCGTGCGTGGGCGCCGCCCGCGTGTGAGCTCGCGTACCCCGTAGGCCCGCCGCTCGCCCTCGGTCCCCTCGCCTCACTCCCCCACGACGGGCGCTGGGCGCTCCTGCGAGCTCGGCCCCTCGTCGCCGTTCACGACGGGCCAGCCGTCCACCCACTCGATCCTGTCGATGAGCACGGGTCGCCGCGTGGCGCCGTAGCGGAGGAGCGGCTGCTCCGGGTCGACGGCATGGTAGACGAGCCAGTCGTCGCCGGCGTCGTCGGTCGCCACGGCGGCGTGCCCCGGACCCACCCAGGCGTCGTTCCTGTAGAGGACGATGCGTCCGCCGCCGGAGCGCAGGTTCCGACCCAGGTCGTCAACGTACGGCCCCAGCAGCGACTCGGAGCGGCCCACCCACGTGGCGTAGGTCGAGCTCGCCCCCTCGCAGCACGACCCCGACGAGAGGATCAGGTAGTAGTAGCCGTCCCTCTCGATCACGTAGGCCGCCTCGAAGCGCGTGTCGGCCAGCCTGACCGGCTCGCCGGCCGGCGCCGTGCCGTCGGCGGAGAGGGTCACGGCGTAGATGCCGTGGAAGCTGCCCCAGACCAGCGTGCGCGTGCCGTCCTCCGCCACGTGGTGGAAGGGGTCAATCGAGTTGCGCACGCCGATGTCCTCGGAGCAGAACACGGGCCGACCGAGGTCCTCCCACGGCCCGCCGGGCGACGGCGCGCGCGCCAGGCCGATGCAGGGGTTCGGGTCTCCCCACGTCGAGTAGCTGTAGTAGAGGTGGTAGACGCCTTCGACGACGCTGACGTCGGGCGCCCACAGGAAGCCGGACGACTTCCAGCTGGGCGGGAGCGCGAACACCTCGCCCACGTGCTCCCAGCTCACCAGGTCGCGCGAGCGGAAGATGGGCAGGTAGCGCTCGAGGCCGTCGTCCCAGCGGTCCTGGGTGGCGTAGAGGTACCAGGTCCCGTCCTCGGCGCGGATCACGCTGGGGTCGGCCGCCACGGGCTCGATGACCGGGTTCACGTAGGTCTGCGCGGCGGCGGTCGCGACCATGCCGAGGGCGGCGGCGAGCAGGGCCCGCCTCAAGCCGGCTCCTCCTCGGAGGGTGCGCCCGCTGCGAGCTCCCGCGCGGTGCCCGGCCCCGCCGCGACCTCTCCCGTCGCAAGCTCCCGGTACGCGCGCGCCGCGTCGGTCTCCTGCCTGTCGCTCACCGTGGGGCGCAGGTGGTAGAGGCCCGCCGGGCAGACGAAGCCGGCGCGCCGCGTGAGCAGCGAGTCCCAGTCGACGTGGTCGAAGAGCGGCCACCAGGTGTAGCCCACGACGTCTGCGCCGCCGGACCTGGCCGCGGCGATCTCGCCCATGTTCCACTCGATCCACCTCCGCCTGACCTCGTCGCTGCCCGCGGCGCTCGACTCCGCCACGAACAGCGGCAGGCCGTAACGCCGGTGGTAGGCGAGCGTCGTCGCGGCCAGGCCCAAGGGCCGCCGCGCCGTCGTGACGACGGGCCGCCCGTCCTCGCCCACGTCGAGGTCGTGCTCGGTCTCCGGGTAGTAGTCGAGTCCGATCACGTCCACGCGGACCGGCTCGGCGGCGCAGCGCGCCAGCACCTCGCGCGGGAACCCCGCCCTGAGCAGCCACTCGTGGGTCTCCTGGCCGGGCACGGCCTTGCCCAGCAGCAGGTCGAACGCCGCGTAGCGCTGGAGCGTGCGGAACCCCGCCTCCTCCGCGACCTCGGGCCGCCGGGGGTGGAAGGTGTCGGCGCCGTCGTTCAGCCACACCTGCGTGTCGGGCGCCGCGTCCTCCAGCCGCCTGAGGCCCTCGTGGAGCGCCGTGACCACGGGCGCCAGGAGCCGCGCGAAGCCGTCCCTGCCCTCGAGGTGCGGGGGCCAGATGCCGAAGCCGGCCCTGAAGTAGACGCTGATGTACGGCTCGTTCCAGGGGGTGAGCTTGGTGACGACGCCGCGGTAGCGCCTGGCGAACGCCTCGAGGTAGGCCGCGTAGGCCTCGGGGAAGGCGGGGTCGAGGTAGCCCCCTGCCAGGTAGGCCGGCACGCCGAAGTGGACGAGGTCCCACACCGGCTCGAGGCCGAGCCGCTGCATCTCGTCTAGCACGGCGTCCACGCGGGTGAAGTCGTACTGGCCCGGCGCGGTCTCGACCTCGGGCCAGGTGAGGCCATAGCGGACGGCCGTCGCCCCCACCGCCGCGGCCAGGGCCAGGTCCTCGCGCCAGCGCTCGCGGTGGCCGGTCCAGGTCAGCTCGTCGACGTCCATGTCGGGGATGAGGGCGTTCTCGATGCCGACCAGCCACAGGAGGCCCCGCGGGCGCGCGGACGCGCCGTCGCCGGGGCGCGCGGACGGGCCGTCGCGAGTGTCCGCAGCGGCGAGGTCGGGCGCGCGCTCCTCAGTCATCCTTGAGCCCGGTGAGCGACATGCCCCTGATGAAGTAGCGCTGGGCGAAGAGGAAGGCGATCAGCACCGGCAGCGACGCGATGGCGGTGCCGGCCATGAGCTTGCCGTAGGCGGTCCAGTAGCGGCTGCTGAAGGTGGTGATGGCCACGGGGAGCGTCTGCATCTCGCCGTGCACGACGAACAGGGGCCAGACGTAGTTGTTCCAGGACGCCATGAACTGGAAGAGGCCCAGGGTCGCCATGGGGGCGACGAGGAACGGCAGCAGCACGTACCACAGCACCTGCAGGCTGTTGGCGCCGTCCAGGCGCGCGGCCTCCTCGAGCTCCCTGGGTATCGAGACGAAGAACTGCCGCATCAGGAAGACGCCGAAGGCGGCCGGCATGCCCGGCCAGATCAGCGCGTGGTAGGTGTCCACCCAGCCGAAGTCGATCATCATCAGGTAGTGCGGGATCAGGAAGATGATCCCGGGGATCATCATCGAGGCGAGGATCACCCAGAACCAGAACGTGCGCCCCCTGAACCGCATGCGCGACAGCGGGTAGGCCGTGATCACCGCGAGGGCGACGCTGCCCAGGGCGAACGCCAGCGAGGTGAAGAGCGAGTTGAACGTCCAGCGGGCGAAGTGGGCGTCGGGCGCCTCCAGGATCGCGCGGTAGTTCTCGAGCGTCGGCTCGTGCGGCCACCACTGGACCGGCCTGGCGACGGTGTCGGCCTCGCTCTTCAGCGAGGTCGTGACCATCCAGTAGATGGGCGCGAGGAACAGCACGGCGAGCACGCAGAGGAGTACGAAGCGCGGGACGTCGCGCCAGCGCGGACGGCCCTCGCGCCTGTCGACGCGCGTGCGCAGCGCGGCGGACGCGCGCGCCGCCGGGCCGGAGGCCGCGACGGTCGTCGAGCCGTACGCCGGGGCCCTGGCGCTCACGCCCTGCCCCTCCCCAGGTCGCGCAGCGTGAGGCGGAACTGGAAGCCCGTCACGACGAGGAGCAGCGCGCCGAACATCAGCGACATCGCCGCCGCCGAGCTGAACTGGAAGCGCGTGAACGCCTCCTCGGTGATGAACATCATCACGCTCTGGGTGGTGCGCAGCGGCCCGCCCGCCGTCATGACGTGCGGCTGGCCGAAGAGCTGGAACGACGCGATCGTCGTGGTGACGGTGGCGAACAGCGTCACGGGGTTGAGCTGCGGCCAGGTGACGTAGCGGAACTTCGCCCACGCGCCGGCGCCGTCTATGGCGGCGGCCTCGTAGTAGGCCTGCGGGATCGCGGCCAGCGCCGCCGAGTAGAGGACCATGTTGAACCCCACGGTCCACCAGACGGTCCCGACGATGATGGGCACCCAGGCCAGGCCGATCGTCGTGAGGAACGCGACCGGCTCGGTGAACGGCAGCATGTCGAGCAGCACGTTGATGAGGCCGGTGCGGTTCTCGAACATCCACTTCCACAGGAGGCCCATGACCGACACGGAGAGGATCGTGGGGAGGAAGAAGACCGCCCGGAAGAACGACCTGCCAGGGATGGGCCTGTGCAGCAGCAGGGCCAGGCCGAGGGCGCAGACGATGAGGAGGGGCGTGGTGATGACGGTGAAGAGCGCCGTGTTCCCCATCGTCTTCCAGAAGAACGTGAACTGCGGCGTCCCAGGGGTCAGCAGCCGGGTGTAGAACTCCGCCCCCACGAACGGCTGCTGGTCGGAGAGGATGTTCCAGCGGTGAAGGGACACGTAGATAGCGAAGCCGACGGGGTAGACGACGAAGACGAGGAACAGGACGGCGTGCGGCAGCAGATACAGGTACGGCTCGAGTGGATGGCCGTCCACGCGGGGCCGCAGGCGGCTCCGGCGCGCCGGCCGCGACGCGGCGGCCGCGGGTGCCACCACCGCCGTGTCGGTAGACGGTCCGCTCATCGGCACCTCCTGTGGGGCCGGCGGGCGCCCCTGCGTCGCGGAGGCGCCCACCGGCGTGGATGGGTCGTTACGGCAGGCTGAGGAGGCCCTCCTGGATGGCCGCCGCGGCCTCGCTCACGCCCTGCGAGAGGGCCTGGTCCACGGCGGTGCCGTGGAGCGCCGCCTCGAAAGCGGCGTCCCAGGCGCCGCGGAACTGCGCCAGGAACGGGAAGCCGGTGAGGACGTAGGTGTTGGCCATGGCGTCGGAAAGGGACGCCATCGGGTTCTCGGCGTACTCGGGGCTGCTCGCGACCTCGGGCTGGGTCGGCAGGCCGCCCGCCGTGGTCCACTTGAGGTTCTGCTCCGGCTGGGTCATCCAGCCGATGAACGTCATCGCGGCCTCGACCTTGGCCGGGTCGGGGTTGCGCTGCACCGGCAGGACCAGGTGCGAGGAGCCGCCCCAGGTCGCGTAGCGCTCGGTGCCGAGCTGCGGGAACGCGGCCACGCCGAAGTCGAGGCCGGCGTCGCGGTACTGCGAGAGCATCCAGACGCCGTTGAAGTTCATCGCGGCCACGCCCTGGCGGAACGCGTCGATCTCGCTGCCCTCGGTGGCGTCGGCAGGGCCGAAGTGGTGCTCGGAGCCGATGTCCACGAGGAACTGCACGGCCTCCTGGGCGGCCTCGGAGTCGAAGGTCGGCGCGTAGCCCTCGTCCGCCGAGCCGACGAACGTCACCCCGTTCTGGGCCGCGACGGCGTAGGCGATCGTCCCGCCCATCCACGGCGTGGGGATGCCGACGGCGTAGCGCTGCAGGCTCGACGGGTCGAAGCCGGGGTCACCCGGGTGGTTGCCGTTGGCGTCGACGGTGAGCGCCGTCGCCGCCTCCAGGAACTCCTCCCTGTTGCTGGGCGGGTCGTCGGGGTCGAGCCCGGCCTCCTCGAAGAGGTCCTTGTTGTAGTACATGACCAGCATCACCGAGTGGATGGGCACGCCGTAGACCTTGCCGTCGACGACGCCGGTCTCCCACAGCGAGGGGAAGAAACGCTCGCCCTCGACGCCCGCGGCGGCCAGCATGTCCGGCGTCATCTCCGCCACGGCGCCCCTGAGGATGAAGCCGGTGATCACGTCCTCGTTGAGGGCCACCACGTCGGGCGCCTGCCCGGCGGCGACGGCCGGCTCGAGCTGCTGGAACAGTGGTCCCCACGCGATGGCCTGGGCGGTCACGTGGATGTCCGGGTGGGTCGCGTTGAACTCGGCGACCAGCTCCTCCATCACGGGCAGGTCCGGCCCGGTGAAGCCGTGCCAGTAGGTGATCTCCACCTGCGCCAGCGCCGTTCCCCCGAGCGCCAGGCCGGCGACGATCGCCGCGATGAGCCTCGTCCTCAACTCCTTCATGCGTCCTCCTCCTGGCGGCCTTCCGCCGCCCGCGGATGGTCTCCCCCTTCGCCCGCCGACGCGCCCGGCCGGTCCTCGGGCGACGGCTCGCCGCGGGTGGCGCGGGCGATCGCCGCCGGGTCGGCCTTGGGCGTGCGGTCCATGGCGAGGAGCCCGTTGCGCTCCTGGAAGGTGTCGGTGAGCTGCGTGTAGCACCACCCCGCCAGCGCCGAGCCGTTCACGGACGCCGCCAGGCGCCGGTAGCGCTCGAGCAGCGCCGCGCCGTCCGGCACGGCGTCGTAGCCCCAGCCGGGCGCGCCGTCGTCGACCCTCACGCCGCCGAACTCGCTGAGCAGCACGGGCCTGCCGCCCGGGAGCGAGCCGTCGAGGAGCAGCCGCCTGCCCCCGGGGCGGTGCTCGTGCAGGGTCCGGACGATGGCCTCGGACGTCGCGTAGCGCGCGCCGATCGCGTCGGGGTCCGGGGTGTAGTCGTGGACGTTCACGAGGTCGGTGCCGAGCATCTCCCAGCCGTCGTTGCCCACGACCGGGCGGCTCGGGTCGAGCGCGCGGGTGAGGTCGGCCAGGCCGCGCACGAGGGCGCGCTGCGGCGCCGACAGCGGCAGGTCGGGCACGCCCCAGCTCTCGTTGAAGGGCACCCAGGCCATCACGCTGGGGTGGGGTGAGGCCTGCTCCACGGCAGCCAGCCAGGTCTGCGTGAGGCGCCGCGCGGCGACGGCGTCGAACGCGTAGGCGCTGGGGAGCTCGACCCACACCAGCAGACCCAGGTGGTCGGCCCAGGCGTAGAACCGCGGGTCCTCGAGCTTCTGGTGCTTGCGCACGCCGTTGAAGCCCAGCGCCTTGGCCAGCGCGACGTCGCGCCCGAGCGCGCCCGCGTCGGGGGGCGTGAGGTGGGTCTGCTCCCAGTAGCCCTGGTCGAGCGCCATCCGCAGGCGGTAGGGGCGCCCGTTGAGGAGCACGGCCCCGTCGCGCGCCTCCACGGTCCTCAGCGCGGTGCGCGTGCGGGCCTCGTCGACGACCTCGCCGTCGCGCTCTAGGGTCACCGTGACGTCGATGAGGTTCGGCGTCTCGGGCGTCCACAGGAACCGCGCCCGGGCGTCGTCGATCCCCGGGTCGGGCAGGTGGAGGCGGCGCCGCAGCAGGTGTCCGGAGACGGCGTAGCTGTCGTCGAGGAGCGTCTCGCCCGCGAGGTCGAGCCTCACGCGCGCGACGAGGCCGCCCCGCGCCGGTCCCTCGCCGGCCGGACGACCCGACGCGGACCCCACGCCGGCCAGGCGCAGCTCCATGTCGAGCGCGAAGGCCGCGAGGTCGGCGGTGAAGGCCACGCGCTCGACGCGGACCGCCGGCAGCGGCTCCCACCACACCGTCTGCCAGATGCCGGTCGTGCGCGGGTACCAGATGCTGTGGGGCTCGGGCAGCCAGTCCTGCTTGCCGCGGGGCTTGGACATGTCGTGCGGGTCGTCGACGCAGCGGACCAGGAGCTCGACGGGTCCGTCCTGCACGAGCTCGGTGACGTCGACGCCGAACGGCGTGTAGCCGCCCTCGTGGTGCGCCACGCGCTGGCCGGCGACCCAGACCGTCGTCTCCCAGTCGGCGGCGTTGAAGCGGAGGAACACGCGTCGTCCGCGCCACTCGGCGGGCAGCCTGAGGACGCGGCGGTACCAGACCGCCTGGTCGGGGCCGGGTGCCGCGGCGCCCGACGCCGGCGACTCGGGGGCGAACGGCACGACGATGGTGCTGCCCAGCACCGGCTCCCCTCCCGGCGGACCGCAGCCGAACTCCCACTCGCCGTCGAGAGACTGCCAGTCGGGGCGGGTCAGCGACGGGCGTGGGTGCCGGCGCGGGTCGTCCGCGGCGAGACCGAGCACCTGCCCCTCGAGCGGCTGCGGCGCCGCGACTGTTCCCTCGACCAAGGCGCGCCCTCCCGGATGAACGTTGCAACAAAACCTGTTGTAATCCGAGGTCAACTCTAGGCCGCTGCGAGGGCGCTGTCAACGACTTCGGCACGGCGACGAGGACGAGGTCGAGAAGGGCTCGGGAAACCGCCACCTCGCGGCCGCTTTCGTGCTAGGTTTTTCTGCAGCAAACACGCCGCGGGAGGGTCAGGGTGGCAGACCATGGCGGGCTCAGGACGCTGCGTCTAGACGTCGTCAGAGGGGGCGGCGAGGAGCGGGTCGAGGCGGTGCTGAAGGCGTTGGCGTCGACGACGCGACGCCGGATACTCGCCCTGCTGGCCGACAGGCTCCTCAACGTCACCGAGATCGCGCGGGCGCTGGGGCTGCCCGTCTCGACGGCGAACCTGCACGTGAACGCCCTCGAGGACGCCGGGCTCCTGCTCGCCGAGCACCGCCCCGCCAGCCGCGGGCTGCAGAAGGTCTGCACCAGGGCCTACGACAGCGTGGTCCTCGAGCTGCCCGGTCCCGAGCGGTCCCAGGAGTCGGGGGAGGTCGCGGAGGTCTCCATGCCCATCGGCGCGTTCGTGGACTGCGCCGCCGTGCCGTCGTGCGGCCTCGCCGGCGAGCTCGGCATCATCGGCATGCTCGACGACCCCGCCGCCTTCTACGACCCCGACCGCGTCCACGCGCAGCTCGTCTGGTTCCACCAGGGCCACCTCACCTACCGCTTCCCCAACCGCCTGCCGCCGCGGGCCGAGCTGCTGAGCCTCACCGTGAGCTGCGAGGTGTGCAGCGAGGCGCCCCTGCACCACGACGACTGGCCGTCCGACATCACACTGTGGGTCAACGGCGTCGAGGTCGGCACCTGGACGAGCCCCGCCGACTTCGGCGGCCAGCGCGGGAGCCTCACGCCCGAGTGGTGGGAGTCCCACAACTCCCAGTACGGGATGCTGAAGGTGTGGCGCGTCACGGCCGAGGGCTCCTGGATCGACGGCGTGCCGGGTACGGGCGCGACCCTCGCCGAGCTCGACGTCGCGGCCGCGCGCTGGATCGACGTGAAGATCGGGGTCAAGGAGGACGCCACCCACGTCGGCGGCCTCAACCTCTTCGGGCGCGGGTTCGGCAACTACCCGCAGGACCTCGTCCTGCGCCTGCGCTACCGCCAGCCCGAGCCGGCCGGGCGGAAGGGCACGGCTGTCGTCGGGGCGGTCACCGGCACGAGCGTCGCCGTCGGCCGGGAAGGTGGTTCGAGCGCGGGCGCAGCCCGAGCGCCCGACGGCGGCGCCGGGTCCGCCTCCACCGGGCCGGAGGCGCGCCCGTGAGCGCGACGCAGTTCCTCCCCGCGGAGCACCCGCACCGCCGCTACGACCCGCTGGGCGACAGGTGGGTCGTGGTGTCGCCGCACAGGACGAAGCGCCCCTGGCAGGGCCAGGTCGAGAGGCCGGCGCCGGACGACCGCCCCGCCTACGACCCTACCTGTTACCTCTGCCCCGGCAACGCGCGGGCGGGGGGCGGGACGAACCCGCGCTACCAGCACACCTTCGTCTTCACCAACGACTTCCCCGCCCTGGTGCCGGACGCGCCCGAGCCGCCGGCGGGCGACGCCGTCTTCCGCTGGGGCCGCGCGTCCGGCACGTGCCGCGTCGTCTGCTTCTCGCCGCGGCACGACCTCTCGTTCGCCGAGCTCGACGCGTCCGCCAGGGAGCGGGTCGTGGACGTCTGGGCCGAGCAGGTCGCGGAGCTCGAGCGCTCCTACCGCTGGGTGCAGGTCTTCGAGAACAGGGGCGCGGCCATGGGCGCCTCGAACCCGCATCCCCACGGGCAGGTCTGGGCCATCGACGCGGTGCCGACCGAGGCCGCGCGCGAGCTCGAGACGCAGCGAGCCCACCTCGCCGCCCACGGGTCCCCCCTGCTCCTCGACTACGCGAGGGCCGAGCTGGCGCGGGGCGAGAGGGTCGTGGCCGCGAACGAGGCCTGGCTCGCCGTCGTGCCCTTCTGGGCGACGTGGCCCTACGAGCTGCTGATCGTCCCGCACGCCCGGCACGTGGCCCGCCTGCCCGACCTCCACGCGGGGGAGCGCGCCGCGCTGGCGCGCCTCTGCGGCGAGGCGTTCGCCAGGCTCGACAACCTCTTCGCGACGAGCTTCCCCTACACCTTCGGCTGGCACGGCGCCCCCGCGCGCACGCCGGGCACCGAGGGATGGCAGCTCCACGCCCACGTCTACCCCCCGCTCCTGCGCTCGGCGACGGTGCGCAAGTTCATGGTCGGCTTCGAGATGCTGGCCGAGCCGCAGCGCGACATCACGCCGGAGCAGGCGGCGGCGCGCCTCGCGGCGCTGCCGGCGGTCCACTACCGGAGCGGCACGTGAGGCCCGCCCGCGAGAGGGCGCTCGCGGCCTTCGCCGCGGCGTACGGGCGCGAGGCGACGCACCTGGCCTGGGGGCCGGGCCGGGTGAACCTCATCGGCGAGCACACCGACTACAACGACGGCTTCGTCCTGCCCATGGCGCTCGAGCGCCGCGCCTACCTGGCCTTCGCCCCTCGGCACGACGGCGCGGTGCGGCTCGTCGCCACTGACCTCGGCGCCGAGGGCGCCTTCACCCTGGCGGAGGTGGCGCCGGGCACGCCGCCGCGCGCCGCGGCGCCCGGGGCCGGCCAGGCGAGCTGGCTCGACTACCCGAAGGGCGTCGCCTGGGCCCTGGCGCACGACCTCGGCGCGGGCGCGCTGGCGGGCTTCGACGGCGCCCTGGCGTCGGACGTGCCGCGCGGCGCCGGCCTCTCGTCCTCGGCCGCCGTCGAGCTGGCGGTGGCGGCGGCGCTGCTCAGGCCGCACGAGGCGGGACCGGAGGGCTGGGACGTGCGCGCGGTGGCCCGCGCCGCCCAGCGCGCAGAGAACGCCTGGGTGGGCGTGGCCACGGGGATCATGGACCAGCTCGTCGGCGCGGCGGCGGTGGCGGGCTGCGCCCTGCTGATCGACTGCCGGGACCTGTCGTTCGAGCCGGTCCCCCTGCCGGACGACGTGGCCGTGGCCGTGCTCGACACCGGCACGCGGCGAGGCCTCGTGGGCAGCGCCTACGACGACAGGCGCGCCGCCTGCGAGCGCGTGGCCGCCGCCCTCGGCGCGCCGGCGCTGCGCGACGTCACTATCGCCGACCTGCGCGCCTCCGCCCACAGGCTGGACGCCACCGACCTGAGGCGGTCCGAGCACGTCGTGGCCGAGATCGCGCGGGCCCTGGCCGCCGCCGACGCCCTCGAGGCCGGCGACGCCACGGCCTGCGGCCGCCTCATGGACGAGAGCCACGCGAGCCTGCGGGACCTCTTCGAGGTGTCGTCGCCGGCGCTCGACGCGATCGTCGCGGCGGCGCGCGCCGCGCCCGGCTGCCTGGGGGCGCGCATGACGGGCGCGGGCTTCGGCGGCTGCGCCGTGGCGCTGGTGGAGGCAGCCGCCGTGGACGGCTTCGCCACCGCCACCCGCGACGGGTACGAGCGCGCCACGGGGACAGCTGCCACGGTGTACGTGAGCGCCGCCGGCCCGGGGGCGGGCGCGACGGCGCTGTGAGGGTCGGCCCGATCCGGTAGGGCGCGGGCTGGCGCCGCTACCCGAGGACCGCCGGTTGAGTGCCCCGGGCCCGTAGGCCCGGGGCACTGAATGGTGCCTTCTCGACCGCCTAGTCGGGGAGCGTGAACACG
The nucleotide sequence above comes from Trueperaceae bacterium. Encoded proteins:
- a CDS encoding family 1 glycosylhydrolase, whose protein sequence is MTEERAPDLAAADTRDGPSARPGDGASARPRGLLWLVGIENALIPDMDVDELTWTGHRERWREDLALAAAVGATAVRYGLTWPEVETAPGQYDFTRVDAVLDEMQRLGLEPVWDLVHFGVPAYLAGGYLDPAFPEAYAAYLEAFARRYRGVVTKLTPWNEPYISVYFRAGFGIWPPHLEGRDGFARLLAPVVTALHEGLRRLEDAAPDTQVWLNDGADTFHPRRPEVAEEAGFRTLQRYAAFDLLLGKAVPGQETHEWLLRAGFPREVLARCAAEPVRVDVIGLDYYPETEHDLDVGEDGRPVVTTARRPLGLAATTLAYHRRYGLPLFVAESSAAGSDEVRRRWIEWNMGEIAAARSGGADVVGYTWWPLFDHVDWDSLLTRRAGFVCPAGLYHLRPTVSDRQETDAARAYRELATGEVAAGPGTARELAAGAPSEEEPA
- a CDS encoding sugar ABC transporter permease, which encodes MSGPSTDTAVVAPAAAASRPARRSRLRPRVDGHPLEPYLYLLPHAVLFLVFVVYPVGFAIYVSLHRWNILSDQQPFVGAEFYTRLLTPGTPQFTFFWKTMGNTALFTVITTPLLIVCALGLALLLHRPIPGRSFFRAVFFLPTILSVSVMGLLWKWMFENRTGLINVLLDMLPFTEPVAFLTTIGLAWVPIIVGTVWWTVGFNMVLYSAALAAIPQAYYEAAAIDGAGAWAKFRYVTWPQLNPVTLFATVTTTIASFQLFGQPHVMTAGGPLRTTQSVMMFITEEAFTRFQFSSAAAMSLMFGALLLVVTGFQFRLTLRDLGRGRA
- a CDS encoding carbohydrate ABC transporter permease, which encodes MSARAPAYGSTTVAASGPAARASAALRTRVDRREGRPRWRDVPRFVLLCVLAVLFLAPIYWMVTTSLKSEADTVARPVQWWPHEPTLENYRAILEAPDAHFARWTFNSLFTSLAFALGSVALAVITAYPLSRMRFRGRTFWFWVILASMMIPGIIFLIPHYLMMIDFGWVDTYHALIWPGMPAAFGVFLMRQFFVSIPRELEEAARLDGANSLQVLWYVLLPFLVAPMATLGLFQFMASWNNYVWPLFVVHGEMQTLPVAITTFSSRYWTAYGKLMAGTAIASLPVLIAFLFAQRYFIRGMSLTGLKDD
- a CDS encoding ABC transporter substrate-binding protein, which gives rise to MLMIRLLSALLVISCASTAFARWELRVCQDPNQLPFSNRAGEGFDNRIAALLAEEMGADLVSVWVPLEALEYVRSDLLDTGRCDAVIGIEDTVEGFLTTVVYYRSAYTFVSREESGLDLSSLDDPRLAHLRIGLEKAGIAPHHVLLGIGLRQNLTIVGAGDYDDPSYLAAPVKAVEEGLVDVALVWGPVAGYFARASAVPLEVTPVTPEVYLPYLLMAHNMVIGVRPGDESLRDLFNEALARRWDDVQAILAEYGVPLSPVPPPVAPATDDAVYRVGLVVPMTTSSRTDLREVAGQAAALGARLAEEADSSGLQLDVLFASAPDAEAAVRAARRLVDAQGVRALIGGVGDDQARVLARVAEEEGLVFLNVGSADQSLRATPPSTTFHVEASEEMYLGATLDHYAALGVETWAVVHPDSPEGQRWLALAVKHIGGQGDLVTLDVVAVGADQVAFTAEISRLLERGAEGVLALLPQRQLEFFLTQLQTFGTDVVVAALPDPLSQSREGLASLTAAGGRVGAHPRLALWETTLPMEEARQLVELFEGRWGRPMDPSAWAAYAAVEILRAAVEEVGDSTSAVAGRLLSPTFSIDVHKGRPLTFEADTHQLLQPLYVVETDADGRYDPTLAGLTAVARFVAVAP
- a CDS encoding family 43 glycosylhydrolase; amino-acid sequence: MRRALLAAALGMVATAAAQTYVNPVIEPVAADPSVIRAEDGTWYLYATQDRWDDGLERYLPIFRSRDLVSWEHVGEVFALPPSWKSSGFLWAPDVSVVEGVYHLYYSYSTWGDPNPCIGLARAPSPGGPWEDLGRPVFCSEDIGVRNSIDPFHHVAEDGTRTLVWGSFHGIYAVTLSADGTAPAGEPVRLADTRFEAAYVIERDGYYYLILSSGSCCEGASSTYATWVGRSESLLGPYVDDLGRNLRSGGGRIVLYRNDAWVGPGHAAVATDDAGDDWLVYHAVDPEQPLLRYGATRRPVLIDRIEWVDGWPVVNGDEGPSSQERPAPVVGE